A single region of the Argopecten irradians isolate NY unplaced genomic scaffold, Ai_NY scaffold_0487, whole genome shotgun sequence genome encodes:
- the LOC138312831 gene encoding uncharacterized protein gives MDIKVFLIFLVIICVVQQGPVAYRGITCVEPEPGYTKIILNYLTARDFPKACPTHGYLLLTIGNEVFYTMLRGIVSLMIVYAYVYAPLIGKRTKQRWRTVRSMFREWRARRSLCRFCGTDPCQAKRASWKRFEPRVWNVVDFEKRAHAMKMFSQGLELSVDLTKELPRDELYWARKYRDYFEEEHLALFPLCVQRQINAWYPLPY, from the exons ATGGATATCAAAgttttcttgattttcttgGTAATCATTTGCGTCGTGCAGCAAGGCCCTGTCGCTTATCGAGGCATTACATG CGTGGAGCCCGAACCaggatatacaaaaataatcttaaattatCTCACCGCCAGAGACTTTCCGAAAGCCTGTCCAACGCATGGCTATCTGCTGTTG acgATCGGAAATGAGGTGTTTTATACCATGCTACGTGGAATTGTTTCTCTGATGATTGTTTACGCATATGTCTATGCACCACTGATTGGAAAGCGCACCAAGCAAAGATGGAGAACAGTCCGTTCCATGTTCAGGGAATGGAGAGCTC GTCGCTCACTCTGCCGCTTCTGTGGCACTGATCCATGCCAAGCAAAGCGAGCTTCATGGAAGCGCTTCGAACCACGTGTGTGGAATGTAGTGGATTTCGAAAAGCGTGCCCATGCTATGAAGATGTTCAGCCAAGGGCTTGAGCTGTCAGTAGACTTGACAAAGGAGCTCCCCCGCGATGAATTATATTGGGCAAGGAAGTACCGCGACTATTTCGAGGAGGAACATTTGGCTCTGTTCCCGCTTTGTGTTCAGCGTCAAATCAACGCCTGGTACCCACTGCCTTACTAG